A stretch of the Sphingobacterium thalpophilum genome encodes the following:
- the ppk1 gene encoding polyphosphate kinase 1, giving the protein MKKKDLYINRDISWLSFNERVLGEAGRREVPLLEKLQFLAIFSSNLDEFYRVRMPVLMAWKKIKKRSAETGVPNLDIGTYKKAAKIIDKQQEKFGTFLSDIIRQLADERILLIYNQQIPPEIEAEVAKYFFNTIASYLQIVKLDEELSFFPVNNQLYFALSDSSSSNLFIVNIPADRTGRFFTCEVDAKTYVVFVDDIIRLFLPKALNNNNLKFYSFKITRDAELNLQDEFDGDIALKIEAEVYKRDLGYATRFLHQPNFPDHLVERLASLFDLRKSSIVEGGFYHNLKDFFAFPIKREKLCYPKQRQIEVHQDFGHSLFEQIDQRDILICTPYESFAPVLRFFNEAAISPDVEEIHTTLYRIASDSRIAQALASAAKNGKKVHVFVELKARFDEANNIHWSRLMKEQGVRISYSIPNLKVHAKIALVKRKNGQETALFGTGNLNEKTAKVYTDYFLMTSNRQLTSELRLLFDFLPSRRKPEKPTEIPFQQLLVAQFNLRTAFLLLLDEAIRQARAGTRASIKIKLNNLEEESLINKLYEASRAGVQLQLLIRGICRLKPQVTGLSENIKVKRIVGRYLEHGRIFIFSYGDDTTVYLGSSDWMNRNIYRRIETCFPIVDPDLSRRIQQLFDIQFADDVEATFLDDLGQNVPVDKQSGIISQQRIVDYLNN; this is encoded by the coding sequence ATGAAAAAAAAAGACCTATACATCAACAGAGATATCAGCTGGCTTTCCTTTAACGAGCGTGTCCTCGGTGAAGCGGGCCGCCGGGAGGTTCCTCTTTTAGAAAAGCTACAGTTTCTCGCCATTTTTTCATCTAATCTGGACGAATTCTATCGCGTCCGGATGCCCGTATTAATGGCTTGGAAAAAAATAAAAAAGAGGAGCGCCGAGACTGGTGTTCCAAACCTTGATATTGGAACCTATAAAAAGGCGGCCAAAATCATAGATAAGCAACAGGAAAAATTTGGAACGTTCCTGTCCGATATTATCCGTCAGCTGGCCGATGAGCGCATTCTGCTCATTTATAATCAACAAATTCCGCCCGAGATTGAAGCCGAAGTTGCCAAATATTTTTTCAATACCATTGCTTCCTATCTACAGATCGTCAAGCTTGACGAAGAGCTTTCTTTTTTTCCTGTCAACAACCAGCTTTATTTCGCGCTTTCAGATAGCAGTTCGTCCAATCTGTTCATTGTAAATATCCCTGCTGACCGAACGGGCCGGTTTTTCACCTGTGAGGTCGATGCCAAGACCTATGTTGTATTCGTTGATGATATTATTAGACTCTTCCTCCCCAAAGCGCTCAATAATAACAACTTAAAATTCTACTCCTTCAAAATCACACGCGATGCTGAACTCAATTTACAGGATGAGTTTGACGGTGACATCGCATTAAAAATCGAGGCTGAGGTTTACAAGCGGGACCTCGGCTACGCGACACGGTTTTTGCACCAGCCCAATTTTCCGGATCATCTGGTGGAAAGGCTGGCCTCGCTTTTCGATCTACGGAAAAGCAGCATTGTAGAAGGCGGTTTTTACCATAATCTGAAAGACTTCTTTGCCTTCCCAATTAAACGGGAAAAGCTATGCTATCCCAAACAACGACAGATCGAAGTCCATCAGGACTTTGGCCATTCTCTTTTCGAACAGATTGATCAACGTGATATTTTAATCTGCACGCCTTATGAATCATTTGCCCCTGTTCTTCGTTTCTTTAATGAAGCAGCCATAAGTCCGGATGTAGAGGAAATTCACACCACCCTGTACCGCATCGCCAGCGATTCGCGCATTGCACAAGCATTGGCTAGTGCTGCAAAAAATGGCAAGAAAGTACACGTGTTCGTTGAGTTAAAGGCACGTTTCGATGAGGCAAACAACATACATTGGTCAAGACTCATGAAGGAGCAGGGGGTAAGGATCAGCTACAGCATTCCCAACCTGAAAGTACATGCCAAAATTGCACTTGTCAAACGAAAAAATGGACAGGAGACGGCATTGTTCGGAACCGGCAATCTAAATGAAAAAACAGCAAAGGTATATACCGATTATTTCCTGATGACGTCCAACCGTCAGCTGACCAGCGAACTAAGGCTTTTATTTGATTTTTTGCCCAGCAGAAGAAAGCCTGAGAAGCCAACGGAGATCCCTTTCCAGCAGTTGCTGGTCGCCCAGTTCAATCTTAGGACAGCATTCCTGTTGCTGCTCGACGAGGCTATCCGCCAAGCTAGGGCTGGTACAAGGGCTTCCATAAAAATTAAGCTAAACAATTTAGAGGAAGAATCGTTAATCAATAAACTGTACGAGGCGAGTCGGGCAGGGGTACAATTACAATTATTGATTAGGGGAATTTGCCGATTGAAACCGCAGGTCACTGGATTGAGCGAAAATATTAAAGTAAAACGCATCGTGGGCCGCTACCTTGAGCATGGACGGATTTTCATATTCAGCTACGGTGACGACACAACAGTCTATCTGGGGTCATCCGATTGGATGAATCGTAATATTTATCGGCGCATAGAGACCTGCTTTCCGATTGTCGACCCCGACTTGTCCAGAAGGATACAGCAACTTTTTGACATACAGTTTGCAGATGATGTTGAAGCAACTTTTCTAGATGATCTTGGACAAAATGTTCCAGTAGACAAGCAAAGTGGCATAATATCACAACAAAGAATTGTTGATTACTTAAACAACTAA
- a CDS encoding Pycsar system effector family protein gives MIDYNQLLKQIEEYSGTYIAENISTCHCFHNSLHTHSVVQAAEEISSFYQLDEVDHFIVISAAYFHDLGYVQSDNAIGHEKRSVEIALDFLKDKGVPEEVKEKIKGCILATRMPQEPNTLLEKILCDADLFHLGSDDFENRNKLMKAEAEAVLGKEIDKDIWRAGTIKLLLSHHYHTDYARQKLNAKKEENLKELERKQEKSISKNKESKKDDKKPKEKDRNGKPERGIETMFRITSANNQRLSDMADNKANILLTVNSIILSVVIAVLFRKLDSNEHLILPTIILTTAVVATMVMAILSTIPKIPSGKFSKHEIEQKTVNLLFFGNFYKMKLEDYNEGMQKVMADSEFLYGMLTKDVYSQGVVLGRKYKLLRYAYGIFMFGLVIAVIAFVFATLL, from the coding sequence ATGATAGATTATAACCAACTTTTAAAACAGATAGAGGAATATTCTGGAACATATATCGCAGAAAACATATCGACATGTCACTGTTTTCACAATAGCTTGCACACCCATTCGGTGGTTCAGGCAGCTGAAGAGATTTCTTCATTTTATCAGTTGGATGAGGTGGATCATTTTATTGTGATCAGCGCTGCTTATTTTCACGATTTGGGTTATGTACAATCTGACAACGCAATTGGTCACGAAAAAAGGAGTGTGGAGATCGCACTGGACTTCTTAAAAGATAAAGGTGTCCCCGAAGAGGTAAAGGAGAAGATTAAGGGCTGTATCCTCGCGACAAGAATGCCGCAAGAGCCCAATACCCTATTGGAAAAAATACTTTGCGATGCCGATCTATTTCACCTTGGAAGCGATGACTTTGAAAACAGAAACAAACTTATGAAGGCAGAAGCTGAAGCTGTCCTAGGTAAAGAAATCGATAAAGATATTTGGCGCGCAGGAACCATAAAGCTATTATTGAGTCACCATTACCACACGGACTATGCCCGGCAAAAACTTAATGCGAAGAAAGAAGAGAACTTAAAGGAGTTAGAACGAAAACAGGAAAAGTCTATTTCTAAAAATAAAGAAAGCAAAAAAGACGACAAAAAACCGAAAGAGAAAGACAGGAATGGGAAGCCCGAACGGGGTATAGAAACGATGTTCCGAATTACATCCGCCAACAACCAACGGCTGAGCGATATGGCCGACAACAAAGCCAATATATTGTTGACAGTCAACTCGATTATCCTGTCGGTTGTCATTGCTGTGTTGTTTAGGAAATTAGACAGCAACGAACATCTCATTCTACCTACGATTATTTTGACGACTGCAGTCGTCGCCACGATGGTTATGGCCATACTATCCACCATTCCAAAAATTCCTTCTGGAAAATTTTCAAAACATGAAATTGAACAGAAAACGGTTAATCTGCTTTTTTTTGGAAATTTTTACAAAATGAAGCTTGAAGATTACAACGAAGGCATGCAAAAAGTAATGGCCGACTCAGAGTTCCTTTATGGCATGCTCACCAAGGACGTATATTCCCAGGGTGTCGTTTTGGGTAGGAAATATAAGCTGTTACGTTATGCCTACGGTATTTTTATGTTTGGTCTAGTGATTGCAGTCATCGCGTTTGTATTCGCGACACTATTGTAA